In Odocoileus virginianus isolate 20LAN1187 ecotype Illinois chromosome 15, Ovbor_1.2, whole genome shotgun sequence, a genomic segment contains:
- the LOC139038515 gene encoding uncharacterized protein has translation MESGRLCPSPQPPARRPPVCRPPARRPPAHRPPVCKPPARRPPVCKPPARRPPAHRPPACKPPARRPSAHRLPVCKPPARRPPVCKPPARRPPVHRPPVCGPPARRPQSVSPQPTGPQPTGPQSASPQPTGPQSVSPQPTGPQPTGPQSVGPQPAGRSLPPAHRPPVCKPPAHRLPVCKPPARRPPVCKPPARRPPAHRPPVCKPPAHRPPAHRPPVWKPPAHRPPVCKPPARRPPVCKPPAHRPPVCKPPARRPPAHRPPVCGPPARRPQSVSPQPTGPQSASPHPIGPQPTDPQSASPQPTGPQSASPHPIGPQPTGPQSASPQPAGPPPTGPQPTGPQSAGPQPTGPQPTGPQSASPQPTGPQPTGPQSVSPQPTGPQSAGPQPSGPQPTGPQSISPQPTGPQAHRPPTGSQSASPQPTGPQSASPQPTGPQPTGPQSASPQPTGPQPTGPQSASPSPRPQPGPQSVSPQPTGPQPTGPQSVSPQPTGPQPTGPQSAGPPPAGPRL, from the exons ATGGAGAGTGGAAG ACTGTGCCCCAGTCCACAGCCCCCAGCCCGCAGGCCCCCAGTCTGCAGGCCCCCAGCCCGcaggcccccagcccacaggcccccagTCTGTAAGCCCCCAGCCCGCAGGCCCCCAGTCTGTAAGCCCCCAGCCCGcaggcccccagcccacaggcccccagCCTGTAAGCCCCCAGCCCGCAGGCCCTCAGCCCACAGGCTCCCAGTCTGTAAGCCCCCAGCCCGCAGGCCCCCAGTCTGCAAGCCCCCAGCCCGCAGGCCCCCAGTCCACAGGCCCCCAGTCTGTGGGCCCCCAGCCCGCAGGCCCCAGTCTGTaagcccccagcccacaggcccccagcccacaggcccccagtctgcaagcccccagcccacaggcccccagtctgtaagcccccagcccacaggcccccagcccacaggcccccagTCTGTGGGCCCCCAGCCCGCAGGCCGCAGTCT gcccccagcccacaggcccccagtctgtaagcccccagcccacaggctcccAGTCTGTAAGCCCCCAGCCCGCAGGCCCCCAGTCTGCAAGCCCCCAGCCCGcaggcccccagcccacaggcccccagtctgcaagcccccagcccacaggcccccagcccacaggcccccagtctggaagcccccagcccacaggcccccCGTCTGCAAGCCCCCAGCCCGCAGGCCCCCAGTCTGTaagcccccagcccacaggcccccagTCTGCAAGCCCCCAGCCCGcaggcccccagcccacaggcccccagTCTGCGGGCCCCCAGCCCGCAGGCCCCAGTCTGTaagcccccagcccacaggcccccagTCTGCAAGCCCCCACCCCATAGGCCCCCAGCCCACAGACCCCCAGTCTGCaagcccccagcccacaggcccccagTCTGCAAGCCCCCACCCCATaggcccccagcccacaggcccccagTCTGCAAGCCCCCAGCCCGCAGGCCCCCCGCCCAcaggcccccagcccacaggcccccagtctgcaggcccccagcccacaggcccccagcccacaggcccccagtctgcaagcccccagcccacaggcccccagcccacaggcccccagtctgtaagcccccagcccacaggcccccagTCTGCGGGCCCCCAGCCCTcaggcccccagcccacaggcccccagTCTATaagcccccagcccacaggccctCAGGCCCACAGACCCCCCACAGGCTCCCAGTCTGCaagcccccagcccacaggcccccagtctgcaagcccccagcccacaggcccccagcccacaggcccccagtctgcaagcccccagcccacaggcccccagcccacaggcccccagtctgcaagccccagccccaggccccagccaggCCCCCAGTCTGTaagcccccagcccacaggcccccagcccacaggcccccagtctgtaagcccccagcccacaggcccccagcccacaggcccccagTCTGCGGGCCCCCCGCCCGCAGGCCCCCGTCTGTAA